In a single window of the Elaeis guineensis isolate ETL-2024a chromosome 4, EG11, whole genome shotgun sequence genome:
- the LOC105043601 gene encoding LOW QUALITY PROTEIN: probable trehalose-phosphate phosphatase F (The sequence of the model RefSeq protein was modified relative to this genomic sequence to represent the inferred CDS: inserted 1 base in 1 codon) has product MDLKPNHSSPVLTDPVPVNNSRLGLPSNIIPYSPQGPAYPSSSMHFTISRKKPIPSKLDDVRHGGWLDAMKSSSPPCRKLNKDFSSEXVSVEQEVAYHTWMLKYPSALNALEQITAFAKGKKIALFLDYDGTLSPIVDNPDHAYMPSAMRTAVKNVAKYFPTAIISGRSRDKVYEFVGLTELHYAGSHGMDIMGPVRESESIGDHPNCIRSADKQGKEVNLFQPASEFLPMIDEVFRSLVENVKDIRGAKVENNKFCVSVHYRLVDEKSWPAVAHCVCDVLKDYPRLRLTRGRKVLEIRPVIDWDKGKAVEFLLESLGVNNCNDLLPIYIGDDRTDEDAFKVLRERNRGYGILVSSVPKESNAFYSLMDPSEVMEFLNSLVRWKKSTVS; this is encoded by the exons ATGGATTTGAAGCCAAACCATAGTTCCCCTGTTCTGACTGACCCAGTGCCTGTAAACAACTCAAGATTAGGATTGCCTTCTAATATTATACCATATTCACCTCAAGGACCTGCATATCCTTCTTCTAGTATGCATTTCACAATTTCCAGAAAAAAGCCCATACCCAGTAAGCTCGATGATGTCCGTCATGGTGGTTGGCTAGATGCCATGAAATCTTCATCACCTCCTTGCAGAAAGTTAAACAAGGATTTCAGCTCTG TTGTATCAGTTGAACAAGAGGTTGCGTATCATACCTGGATG TTGAAATACCCGTCAGCATTAAATGCACTAGAACAGATCACAGCCTTTGCCAAAGGCAAGAAGATTGCGTTGTTTTTGGATTATGATGGAACTCTTTCACCTATTGTGGACAACCCTGACCATGCTTATATGCCTAGTGCG ATGCGTACCGCTGTTAAAAATGTTGCAAAATATTTTCCAACGGCAATTATTAGTGGAAGGAGTCGTGATAAG GTGTATGAATTCGTTGGACTAACTGAATTGCATTATGCTGGTAGTCATGGAATGGACATTATGGGCCCAGTCAGAGAATCTGAGTCCATTGGGGACCATCCAAACTGCATTAGGTCTGCTGACAAGCAG GGTAAGGAGGTAAATCTCTTCCAGCCTGCTAGTGAGTTCTTACCAATGATCGACGAG GTTTTTAGATCCCTCGTTGAGAACGTTAAAGATATAAGAGGTGCTAAAGTAGAGAACAACAAGTTTTGTGTCTCTGTACATTACCGCCTTGTAGATGAAAAG AGTTGGCCTGCCGTTGCACATTGTGTGTGTGATGTCCTAAAGGACTACCCTCGTTTGCGATTGACTCGTGGGCGGAAG GTTTTAGAGATCCGCCCTGTGATTGATTGGGACAAGGGTAAAGCTGTCGAATTTCTGCTTGAATCACTTGGAGTAAACAATTGCAATGATTTGCTTCCTATTTATATTGGGGATGACCGTACTGACGAGGATGCATTCAAG GTTCTAAGGGAGAGAAACCGTGGCTACGGTATTTTGGTTTCATCAGTGCCAAAAGAATCCAATGCCTTTTACTCTCTTATGGACCCATCGGAG GTAATGGAATTTCTGAATTCCCTGGTGAGATGGAAGAAGTCGACAGTATCATAA